The following proteins come from a genomic window of Nostoc sp. ATCC 53789:
- a CDS encoding TerB family tellurite resistance protein, whose product MVTPSNVKNLVKILIGAAWIDGRIQPEERQYLREIAQAKGLANDPEIKPWLYELVPVQPKECYDWVREYLGDRPSLEDCENLIEAISGLIYSDGEVAVEEARLLTQLQDIAKPNDSTQPIQTKLLKQIQKLYRRWVDVQT is encoded by the coding sequence ATGGTTACCCCTTCCAATGTCAAAAACTTAGTTAAAATCCTGATTGGAGCAGCCTGGATTGATGGCAGAATCCAGCCAGAAGAACGGCAATATCTCCGCGAAATAGCTCAAGCAAAAGGTTTGGCTAACGATCCAGAAATTAAGCCTTGGCTATACGAATTAGTTCCTGTACAGCCAAAAGAATGTTATGACTGGGTGCGGGAGTATTTAGGCGATCGCCCCAGCCTTGAAGATTGTGAAAATCTGATTGAAGCCATCAGTGGCTTAATTTATAGCGATGGCGAAGTCGCCGTCGAAGAAGCTAGACTCTTGACCCAATTGCAAGATATAGCGAAGCCAAATGATTCAACTCAACCGATTCAGACTAAACTTCTCAAACAAATTCAAAAGCTTTACCGTCGTTGGGTTGACGTACAAACCTAA
- a CDS encoding prohibitin family protein — MIKNKTFNSAGKLTALLFLITLFLTPCVIVNAGERGVLMKFGEVQNQILGEGLHLIIPVVNTVKNLSIRVQKQEISTEASSKDLQNVFADLALNWHIIPQEANIIFQEIGDEQAVVMRIINPAVEEVLKAVIAKYTAEEIITKRGEVKGAVDDALSTRLGNYHVAVDDISLVHVHFSERFGEAVEAKQIAEQEAKRAEFIALRATKEAEAKVNLAKGEAEAHRLLRDGLTPEILQRQAIEKWNGKLPLIVSKEAPKLLNLSEFLKFD; from the coding sequence ATGATAAAAAATAAAACTTTTAACAGTGCAGGTAAACTGACTGCTCTTTTGTTCCTGATAACTCTCTTTCTTACGCCTTGTGTAATTGTAAATGCAGGAGAACGTGGTGTATTGATGAAATTTGGCGAAGTGCAAAACCAGATATTAGGAGAAGGACTTCACTTAATTATCCCTGTAGTCAATACTGTGAAAAATTTGAGTATTCGAGTCCAAAAACAGGAAATTTCAACTGAAGCTTCTTCCAAGGATTTACAAAATGTTTTCGCCGATTTAGCTCTAAATTGGCATATTATCCCCCAAGAAGCAAATATCATTTTTCAAGAAATTGGAGATGAACAAGCTGTAGTCATGCGAATTATTAACCCAGCCGTTGAAGAAGTATTAAAAGCAGTAATAGCAAAGTATACTGCTGAAGAAATTATTACTAAGCGAGGAGAAGTAAAAGGTGCAGTAGATGATGCGTTGTCTACACGGCTAGGTAACTATCACGTTGCAGTTGATGATATTTCTCTAGTTCATGTCCATTTTTCAGAACGATTTGGTGAGGCGGTAGAAGCGAAGCAGATTGCGGAACAAGAAGCAAAACGAGCAGAGTTTATCGCACTCAGAGCAACAAAAGAGGCTGAAGCAAAAGTTAATTTAGCCAAAGGAGAGGCTGAAGCACATAGATTATTACGTGATGGTTTAACTCCAGAAATCCTACAAAGGCAAGCAATAGAAAAATGGAATGGTAAGCTGCCATTAATTGTAAGCAAGGAGGCTCCAAAGCTATTGAATTTAAGTGAATTTTTAAAATTTGATTAA
- a CDS encoding penicillin-binding protein 1A produces MKILPSRMKTNQATGGKPLYRRLWFWAGLGVGGGIVALIYGISLIDRTLPDQAELNAVLREQTLTIKASDGTILQQQGEATREQLKLEQIPDNLKKAFIASEDRRFRQHNGFDPQGIVRAGLNNLRSQGVVEGGSTITQQLTRILFLKQEQTIWRKLKEVRLAQKMEHELTKDQILERYLNLVYLGGGAYGVADAAWVYFSKSPDQLTLAEMATIAGLAPAPSLYAPDKNPEAAIRRRNLVLQRMQEDGVITPEQRQAALQESLTLKSSLPKRVQVESPYFTSYIQKELPKYVPAKVLASEGLVVETTLNPAWQKVAEEAVAKTLRNQGRWENFKQAAMVAIDPRSGEIKAMVGGKDFGKNQFNRVTQAQRQPGSTFKGFVYATAIASGKSPYDSYEDAPFVVDGYEPKNYSERFRGSMNIRDALTRSINIIAVKVLIDVGFTPTIKLAHDMGIKSELKPTYSLALGSNEVNLLELTSAYGSFATQGLHTEPHGITRILNRQGKVIWSANFKSKRALDADSAAIMTWMLRNVVEEGTGAAAQLGERPVAGKTGTSDEARDLWFIGYIPQMVTGVWLGNDDNRPTYGSSGSAAYTWHEFMEKAAEGMPVEKFPKRPKLEGRKGTIKAQSIKPKQVLNRSLSSDNDSEGESARNSEESGSSRRRRRRSYSQEEQQSNYTPRRRRRDRSEESNSSNSSSESSTPRRRSRRVESDSPPPPRTRRSSSPDNNSGSSSPQPSWRERLRPSN; encoded by the coding sequence ATGAAAATTTTACCATCTAGGATGAAGACCAATCAGGCAACTGGCGGTAAACCACTCTATCGTCGCTTATGGTTTTGGGCAGGCTTGGGTGTAGGTGGTGGGATAGTTGCCTTGATCTATGGCATCAGTCTAATAGACCGCACTTTGCCAGATCAGGCCGAGTTAAACGCCGTGCTGAGAGAGCAAACGCTGACGATCAAAGCCTCTGATGGAACTATATTACAACAACAAGGTGAAGCAACTAGAGAACAGTTAAAACTGGAACAAATACCAGATAATTTAAAAAAAGCTTTCATCGCCTCAGAAGATAGAAGATTTAGGCAACACAACGGATTTGATCCACAAGGGATTGTCAGAGCGGGTTTGAATAATTTGCGATCGCAAGGTGTGGTAGAAGGTGGTAGCACCATCACCCAACAGTTAACGCGGATTCTCTTTTTGAAACAAGAACAGACAATCTGGCGCAAACTCAAAGAAGTCCGCCTAGCACAAAAAATGGAGCATGAATTAACCAAAGATCAGATTCTAGAGCGTTACCTGAATCTGGTTTATTTGGGAGGTGGAGCTTATGGTGTAGCAGATGCCGCCTGGGTATACTTTAGTAAATCCCCAGACCAGCTTACCCTTGCAGAAATGGCAACAATCGCCGGATTAGCCCCCGCTCCTAGCTTATATGCCCCAGACAAGAATCCCGAAGCGGCAATCCGGCGAAGAAATCTGGTATTGCAACGGATGCAAGAGGATGGAGTGATTACACCAGAGCAAAGGCAAGCAGCACTCCAAGAGTCATTAACTCTCAAAAGCAGTTTACCCAAGCGAGTACAAGTAGAATCACCATACTTTACCAGCTACATCCAAAAAGAATTGCCGAAGTATGTTCCTGCTAAAGTGCTGGCAAGTGAGGGATTAGTAGTGGAAACCACGCTGAACCCGGCTTGGCAGAAAGTGGCAGAAGAGGCGGTTGCCAAAACGCTGCGAAATCAAGGGCGCTGGGAGAACTTTAAACAAGCAGCAATGGTTGCCATTGACCCCCGAAGCGGTGAAATTAAGGCAATGGTTGGGGGAAAAGACTTTGGTAAAAACCAGTTTAATCGAGTTACCCAGGCACAACGGCAGCCAGGATCGACATTTAAAGGGTTTGTATATGCCACTGCGATCGCTAGCGGTAAAAGCCCCTACGATAGCTATGAGGATGCACCCTTTGTAGTAGACGGCTACGAACCGAAAAACTATAGTGAAAGATTTCGGGGTTCAATGAATATCCGAGATGCTCTCACCCGCTCTATTAATATTATTGCGGTGAAGGTGTTGATTGATGTCGGATTTACGCCAACGATTAAACTTGCCCATGATATGGGCATAAAATCTGAACTCAAGCCCACCTACTCCTTGGCTCTCGGCTCAAATGAAGTAAATCTACTGGAGTTGACCAGCGCTTATGGCAGTTTTGCAACTCAGGGATTGCACACAGAACCTCATGGTATTACCCGCATCCTCAACCGCCAAGGTAAGGTAATCTGGTCAGCTAATTTCAAATCTAAACGCGCCCTTGACGCTGACAGTGCCGCCATCATGACTTGGATGCTACGTAACGTCGTAGAAGAGGGGACTGGTGCTGCTGCCCAATTAGGTGAGAGACCAGTTGCTGGCAAGACAGGTACTTCTGATGAAGCCCGCGATTTGTGGTTTATTGGCTACATTCCCCAAATGGTGACAGGGGTATGGCTAGGGAATGATGATAACCGCCCCACTTATGGCAGCAGTGGCAGCGCCGCTTACACCTGGCACGAATTTATGGAAAAAGCGGCAGAGGGAATGCCTGTCGAAAAGTTTCCCAAACGGCCAAAGTTAGAAGGTCGCAAAGGTACAATCAAAGCCCAATCCATCAAGCCCAAACAAGTGCTGAATCGTTCTCTTTCCTCTGATAATGACTCAGAAGGAGAAAGTGCTAGAAATTCTGAGGAGAGTGGTTCATCAAGGAGACGTAGGAGAAGGAGCTATTCTCAAGAAGAACAGCAGTCAAACTATACCCCAAGACGGAGAAGGCGCGATCGCAGCGAAGAATCAAATTCTAGTAACTCTTCTTCCGAATCATCTACTCCCCGGCGGCGCTCTAGAAGAGTAGAATCTGACTCTCCCCCACCTCCCAGAACTCGCCGTTCTTCATCTCCTGACAATAATTCCGGTTCTTCATCGCCACAACCATCTTGGCGCGAAAGACTTAGACCTTCTAATTAA
- a CDS encoding ADP-ribosylglycohydrolase family protein produces the protein MLLELAIADAYGAGFEYADEMIVNNDLSRYVEHPRFRLIPGSYTDDTQMSIAIAEVIVAQSPWTPEVLADSFVRAFKRDEREGYSRNFYHFLLEIQNGEEFLTKINPDSDKSGGAMRAAPIGIYPTPEKVIEAATIQAAITHNTTDGINAAVAAALMSHYFIYRLGAKRKLGEFLQGYVSGEWAKPWEGKVKSKGWMSVRAAITAVMRNDSMSELLQDCIAFTGDVDTVAAIALAAGSCSEEITKDIPNHLVTGLENGTYGRDYLIDLDKQLMSLANKNIS, from the coding sequence ATGCTGCTAGAGTTAGCGATCGCAGATGCCTACGGTGCAGGCTTTGAATATGCTGATGAGATGATCGTTAACAACGATTTGAGTCGATACGTCGAACATCCCCGTTTTCGACTCATCCCTGGCAGCTACACCGATGACACCCAGATGAGCATTGCCATTGCGGAAGTGATTGTTGCTCAATCACCGTGGACACCAGAAGTTTTAGCCGATAGCTTTGTTAGAGCTTTTAAACGCGACGAGAGAGAAGGTTATTCTCGAAACTTCTACCATTTTCTGCTAGAAATTCAGAATGGGGAAGAATTTTTAACCAAAATTAACCCTGATAGTGACAAAAGCGGGGGTGCGATGCGTGCAGCACCCATTGGCATCTATCCGACACCAGAAAAAGTCATTGAGGCGGCAACAATTCAAGCGGCAATTACCCACAATACAACCGATGGAATCAATGCTGCTGTTGCCGCTGCTTTGATGTCACATTATTTTATCTACCGACTGGGAGCAAAACGCAAATTAGGAGAGTTTCTCCAAGGTTATGTATCTGGGGAATGGGCTAAACCTTGGGAAGGTAAAGTGAAGTCTAAAGGTTGGATGAGTGTCAGAGCCGCGATTACTGCCGTGATGCGAAATGACAGCATGAGCGAACTTTTACAAGATTGTATCGCTTTTACAGGAGATGTTGATACAGTAGCTGCGATCGCCCTGGCTGCCGGTTCTTGTAGCGAAGAAATTACAAAAGACATTCCCAATCATCTTGTCACAGGCTTAGAGAATGGAACTTACGGTAGAGATTACCTCATAGACTTGGATAAGCAGCTGATGAGTTTGGCAAACAAAAATATCAGCTAA
- the folK gene encoding 2-amino-4-hydroxy-6-hydroxymethyldihydropteridine diphosphokinase — protein sequence MAAAGYAAIKPRRSAVALGSNIGDSQIILEAAIKSLAQTPGILLEAKSRWYKTKAVGPPQPDYLNGCVTLQVEMLPQQLLEILLGIEQQFGRVRQERWGPRTLDLDLLLFDDFIVDTPNLQIPHPRMRDRAFVLVPLAEIAPDWIEPVSGCVIKELLKEVDCSDVHLSMGN from the coding sequence ATGGCTGCGGCTGGTTACGCAGCAATAAAGCCCAGACGAAGCGCCGTTGCCCTTGGTAGTAATATCGGCGATTCCCAAATAATTTTAGAAGCAGCTATCAAAAGTTTAGCCCAAACCCCAGGTATTCTCTTAGAAGCTAAATCCAGGTGGTACAAAACTAAAGCTGTGGGGCCACCACAGCCAGATTATCTAAATGGCTGTGTGACATTGCAGGTAGAGATGCTACCCCAGCAGTTATTAGAAATTTTGTTAGGAATTGAACAACAATTTGGGCGTGTGCGTCAAGAACGGTGGGGGCCACGAACTCTAGATTTAGATTTGTTATTATTTGATGACTTTATAGTAGATACACCAAATCTCCAGATTCCCCACCCACGAATGCGGGATCGGGCCTTCGTGTTAGTACCACTGGCAGAAATTGCCCCTGATTGGATAGAACCAGTATCCGGGTGTGTTATTAAAGAACTGCTGAAAGAGGTAGACTGTTCTGATGTACATTTATCGATGGGCAATTAA
- a CDS encoding NUDIX hydrolase yields MPLGRELPQLLKQRLFYKGRKFDFEVNRLRLPNKAEGEWECVRHPGGALAVPVTPEGKLVLVRQYRFAIQGRILEFPAGTLEANEEPLETIQREIEEETGYSAQKWDKLGEFFLAPGYSDEIIYAFLARDLEKLETPPAQDGDEDIETVFLTPEELEKAILEGEAVDAKSIASFFLARPFLI; encoded by the coding sequence ATGCCATTAGGTAGAGAATTACCACAACTGCTAAAACAACGCTTGTTTTATAAAGGACGCAAGTTTGATTTTGAAGTCAATCGCTTGCGTTTGCCTAATAAAGCGGAGGGAGAATGGGAATGTGTTCGTCACCCTGGTGGTGCTTTAGCAGTGCCGGTGACACCAGAGGGCAAACTTGTGCTGGTGCGCCAGTATCGTTTTGCGATTCAGGGACGGATATTAGAATTTCCGGCAGGAACTTTGGAAGCAAATGAAGAACCTTTAGAGACAATACAGCGCGAAATCGAAGAAGAAACTGGCTATAGTGCCCAAAAATGGGACAAATTAGGCGAATTTTTCTTAGCACCTGGTTATTCTGATGAAATTATCTATGCTTTTCTGGCGCGAGATTTGGAAAAGCTAGAGACACCACCAGCACAAGATGGAGACGAGGATATCGAAACTGTGTTTTTGACTCCCGAAGAATTAGAGAAAGCTATTCTGGAAGGAGAGGCGGTAGATGCTAAATCAATTGCTAGCTTCTTTTTGGCGCGTCCGTTTTTAATTTAA